The proteins below are encoded in one region of Streptomyces marianii:
- a CDS encoding amidohydrolase family protein: MSDDAVLHVKGRVLVGPDDVQDELWVVGGRVTYRRPAAGDVRTVRGWALPGLVDAHCHVGLDRHGAVDEATSEKQALTDRDAGTLLIRDAGSAADTRWIDDREDLPRIIRAGRHIARTRRYIRNYAHEIEPEDLVAYVAREARRGDGWVKLVGDWIDREAGDLTACWPRGAVEAAIAEAHRLGARVTAHCFAEDSLRDLVEAGIDCIEHATGLTDDLIPLFAERGVAIVPTLVNIATFPELAVGGESKFPRWADHMRRLHERRYDTVRSAWDAGIPVYVGTDAGGSLPHGLVAAEVAELVEAGIPAVDALSATAWRARSWLGRPGLEEGAPADLVVYDSDPRADVRVLAAPRTVVMRGRVVG, encoded by the coding sequence ATGAGCGATGACGCGGTGCTGCATGTCAAGGGGCGGGTGCTCGTCGGGCCGGACGACGTACAGGACGAGCTGTGGGTGGTCGGCGGCCGCGTCACCTACCGGCGCCCGGCCGCCGGGGACGTCCGCACCGTCCGGGGCTGGGCGCTCCCCGGCCTGGTCGACGCCCACTGCCACGTCGGGCTCGACCGGCACGGCGCGGTGGACGAGGCGACCAGCGAGAAGCAGGCGCTGACCGACCGCGACGCGGGCACCCTCCTCATCCGCGACGCCGGATCTGCCGCGGACACCCGCTGGATCGACGACCGCGAGGACCTCCCGAGGATCATCCGCGCCGGTCGGCACATCGCCCGCACCCGCCGCTACATCCGCAACTACGCCCACGAGATCGAGCCGGAGGACCTCGTCGCCTACGTGGCTCGGGAGGCCCGGCGCGGCGACGGCTGGGTCAAGCTCGTCGGCGACTGGATCGACCGGGAGGCCGGCGACCTCACCGCCTGCTGGCCGCGCGGCGCCGTCGAGGCCGCCATCGCCGAGGCGCACCGCCTCGGTGCCAGGGTCACCGCGCACTGCTTCGCCGAGGACTCGCTGCGCGACCTCGTCGAGGCGGGCATCGACTGCATCGAGCACGCCACGGGACTGACCGATGACCTGATCCCGCTCTTCGCCGAGCGCGGTGTGGCCATCGTCCCGACGCTCGTCAACATCGCCACCTTCCCGGAGCTCGCGGTCGGCGGCGAGAGCAAGTTCCCGCGCTGGGCGGACCATATGCGACGGCTCCACGAGCGCCGGTACGACACCGTCCGCTCGGCCTGGGACGCGGGCATCCCCGTCTACGTCGGCACCGACGCGGGCGGCTCCCTGCCGCACGGGCTCGTCGCCGCCGAAGTCGCCGAGTTGGTCGAGGCGGGCATCCCGGCGGTGGACGCGCTCTCCGCGACCGCCTGGCGCGCCCGGAGCTGGCTCGGCCGGCCGGGTCTGGAGGAAGGCGCACCGGCGGACCTGGTCGTGTACGACAGCGACCCGAGGGCGGACGTACGGGTGCTGGCGGCGCCCCGGACGGTGGTCATGCGGGGACGCGTCGTCGGTTGA
- the ectA gene encoding diaminobutyrate acetyltransferase, translated as MTTALSIDSPSVEDGAAIWRIARDSEVLDLNSSYSYLLWCRDFAATSVVARGPDGEPIAFVTGYIRPERPDVLVVWQVAVDGDHRGRGLAGTLLDALTHRVVPHGVRAVETTVTPDNTASDRLFTSYAARHGASLDREVLFDGGLFPDGGHEPEVLYRIGPIGD; from the coding sequence ATGACCACCGCATTGAGCATCGACAGCCCGAGCGTGGAGGACGGAGCCGCCATCTGGCGTATCGCCCGCGACTCCGAGGTCCTGGACCTCAACTCCTCGTACAGCTATTTGCTGTGGTGCCGCGATTTCGCCGCGACCTCCGTGGTGGCCCGCGGCCCGGACGGTGAGCCGATCGCCTTCGTCACCGGCTACATCCGGCCCGAGCGGCCTGACGTGCTGGTCGTCTGGCAGGTCGCCGTCGACGGGGATCACCGCGGCCGCGGACTGGCCGGCACGCTCCTCGACGCGCTCACCCACCGAGTCGTCCCGCACGGAGTCCGCGCGGTCGAGACGACCGTCACTCCGGACAACACCGCCTCGGACCGCCTCTTCACCTCCTACGCGGCCCGGCACGGCGCGTCACTGGACCGCGAGGTCCTGTTCGACGGCGGGCTCTTCCCCGACGGGGGACACGAGCCCGAGGTGCTGTACCGCATCGGCCCCATCGGCGACTGA